Proteins encoded within one genomic window of Corvus hawaiiensis isolate bCorHaw1 chromosome 9, bCorHaw1.pri.cur, whole genome shotgun sequence:
- the OLFM3 gene encoding noelin-3 isoform X1 gives MSPPLLKLGAVLSTMAMISNWMSQTLPSLVGLNTTRITTSDTLTQISPKEGWQVYSSAQDPDGRCICTVVAPEQNLCSRDAKSRQLRQLLEKVQNMSQSIEVLNLRTQRDFQYVLKMETQMKGLKAKFRQIEDDRKTLMTKHFQELKEKMDELLPLIPVLEQYKTDAKLITQFKEEIRNLSTVLTGIQEEIGAYDYEELHQRVINLETRLHDCMKKLTCGKLMKITGPITVKISGTRFGAWMTDPLASEKNNRVWYMDSYTNNKIVREYKSIADFVSGAESRTYNLPFKWAGTNHVVYNGSLYFNKYQSNIIIKYSFDTGRVLAQRSLEYAGFHNVYPYTWGGFSDIDLMADEIGLWAVYATNQNAGNIVISQLNQDTLEVLKSWSTGYPKRSAGESFMICGTLYVTNSHLTGAKVYYSYSTKTSTYEYTDIPFHNQYFHISMLDYNARDRALYAWNNGHQVLFNVTLFHVIKTEDDT, from the exons ATGAGTCCTCCGCTGCTGAAGCTTGGTGCTGTTCTTAGTACCATGGCAATGATCTCTAACTGGATGTCCCAAACTCTCCCTTCTCTGGTAGGACTAAACACCACCAGAATAACCACTTCAGATACTCTA ACTCAGATTAGCCCCAAGGAAGGGTGGCAAGTTTATAGTTCAGCCCAGGATCCCGATGGCCGCTGCATTTGCACTGTTGTTGCACCTGAACAAAACCTATGCTCAAGAGATGCCAAAAGCAGGCAACTGAGACAACTACTAGAGAAG GTTCAGAATATGTCCCAGTCGATTGAAGTTCTAAACCTACGGACTCAGAGAGATTTCCAGTAcgttttaaaaatggaaacgCAGATGAAAGGGCTGAAGGCCAAGTTTCGGCAAATCGAAGATGATCGGAAGACATTAAtgacaaaacattttcaa GAGTTGAAAGAAAAGATGGATGAGCTCCTGCCACTGATCCCAGTTCTGGAACAATACAAAACTGATGCCAAGTTGATCACACAGTTCAAGGAGGAAATTAGGAATCTGTCTACTGTGCTGACTGGGATTCAGGAAGAAATTGGTGCTTATGACTATGAGGAACTACACCAGCGTGTAATCAATTTAGAAACCAGGCTTCATGACTGCATGAAAAAGCTCA cgTGTGGCAAATTGATGAAAATCACAGGCCCCATTACAGTGAAGATATCTGGAACCCGATTTGGAGCCTGGATGACAGATCCATTGGCATCAGAGAAAAATAACCGA gtcTGGTACATGGATAGCTACACTAACAATAAAATTGTCCGCGAATACAAATCAATCGCCGACTTCGTCAGTGGGGCTGAATCAAGGACATACAACCTTCCATTCAAATGGGCAGGAACCAACCACGTTGTCTACAATGGCTCCCTCTATTTCAACAAGTATCAGAGCAACATCATCATCAAGTACAGCTTTGACACAGGGCGGGTGCTGGCACAGCGTAGCCTGGAGTACGCTGGCTTTCACAATGTCTACCCTTACACCTGGGGTGGCTTCTCTGATATCGACCTGATGGCAGATGAAATTGGGCTGTGGGCTGTGTATGCCACCAACCAGAATGCAGGCAACATTGTCATCAGCCAGCTAAACCAGGATACACTGGAGGTGCTgaagagctggagcacaggctACCCAAAGAGAAGTGCTGGAGAATCCTTCATGATCTGTGGCACCTTGTATGTTACTAACTCACACTTAACAGGAGCCAAGGTCTACTATTCCTATTCCACAAAAACCTCCACTTATGAGTACACAGACATTCCTTTCCATAATCAGTATTTTCATATATCCATGCTTGACTACAATGCAAGAGATAGAGCTCTCTATGCCTGGAATAATGGACATCAAGTCCTATTTAACGTCACCCTTTTCCACGTCATTAAAACTGAGGATGACACATAA
- the OLFM3 gene encoding noelin-3 isoform X2, with protein MRAPASILNLLLLSLLAGLDPSKTQISPKEGWQVYSSAQDPDGRCICTVVAPEQNLCSRDAKSRQLRQLLEKVQNMSQSIEVLNLRTQRDFQYVLKMETQMKGLKAKFRQIEDDRKTLMTKHFQELKEKMDELLPLIPVLEQYKTDAKLITQFKEEIRNLSTVLTGIQEEIGAYDYEELHQRVINLETRLHDCMKKLTCGKLMKITGPITVKISGTRFGAWMTDPLASEKNNRVWYMDSYTNNKIVREYKSIADFVSGAESRTYNLPFKWAGTNHVVYNGSLYFNKYQSNIIIKYSFDTGRVLAQRSLEYAGFHNVYPYTWGGFSDIDLMADEIGLWAVYATNQNAGNIVISQLNQDTLEVLKSWSTGYPKRSAGESFMICGTLYVTNSHLTGAKVYYSYSTKTSTYEYTDIPFHNQYFHISMLDYNARDRALYAWNNGHQVLFNVTLFHVIKTEDDT; from the exons ACTCAGATTAGCCCCAAGGAAGGGTGGCAAGTTTATAGTTCAGCCCAGGATCCCGATGGCCGCTGCATTTGCACTGTTGTTGCACCTGAACAAAACCTATGCTCAAGAGATGCCAAAAGCAGGCAACTGAGACAACTACTAGAGAAG GTTCAGAATATGTCCCAGTCGATTGAAGTTCTAAACCTACGGACTCAGAGAGATTTCCAGTAcgttttaaaaatggaaacgCAGATGAAAGGGCTGAAGGCCAAGTTTCGGCAAATCGAAGATGATCGGAAGACATTAAtgacaaaacattttcaa GAGTTGAAAGAAAAGATGGATGAGCTCCTGCCACTGATCCCAGTTCTGGAACAATACAAAACTGATGCCAAGTTGATCACACAGTTCAAGGAGGAAATTAGGAATCTGTCTACTGTGCTGACTGGGATTCAGGAAGAAATTGGTGCTTATGACTATGAGGAACTACACCAGCGTGTAATCAATTTAGAAACCAGGCTTCATGACTGCATGAAAAAGCTCA cgTGTGGCAAATTGATGAAAATCACAGGCCCCATTACAGTGAAGATATCTGGAACCCGATTTGGAGCCTGGATGACAGATCCATTGGCATCAGAGAAAAATAACCGA gtcTGGTACATGGATAGCTACACTAACAATAAAATTGTCCGCGAATACAAATCAATCGCCGACTTCGTCAGTGGGGCTGAATCAAGGACATACAACCTTCCATTCAAATGGGCAGGAACCAACCACGTTGTCTACAATGGCTCCCTCTATTTCAACAAGTATCAGAGCAACATCATCATCAAGTACAGCTTTGACACAGGGCGGGTGCTGGCACAGCGTAGCCTGGAGTACGCTGGCTTTCACAATGTCTACCCTTACACCTGGGGTGGCTTCTCTGATATCGACCTGATGGCAGATGAAATTGGGCTGTGGGCTGTGTATGCCACCAACCAGAATGCAGGCAACATTGTCATCAGCCAGCTAAACCAGGATACACTGGAGGTGCTgaagagctggagcacaggctACCCAAAGAGAAGTGCTGGAGAATCCTTCATGATCTGTGGCACCTTGTATGTTACTAACTCACACTTAACAGGAGCCAAGGTCTACTATTCCTATTCCACAAAAACCTCCACTTATGAGTACACAGACATTCCTTTCCATAATCAGTATTTTCATATATCCATGCTTGACTACAATGCAAGAGATAGAGCTCTCTATGCCTGGAATAATGGACATCAAGTCCTATTTAACGTCACCCTTTTCCACGTCATTAAAACTGAGGATGACACATAA